One segment of Armatimonadota bacterium DNA contains the following:
- a CDS encoding helix-turn-helix transcriptional regulator, with protein MREEALCPARRAIELLQEKWVLHIVRALLDGPKGFNELARATGGCNAATLSHRLEQLVALGLVRKTVHSTMPPRTSYRLTRAGRALRGVIRAIDRWARRYLAETQNTERD; from the coding sequence GTGCGGGAGGAAGCCCTCTGCCCAGCCCGGAGGGCCATTGAGCTATTGCAGGAGAAATGGGTACTGCACATCGTCCGGGCCCTGCTGGACGGTCCTAAGGGCTTTAACGAGCTGGCCCGGGCCACGGGCGGGTGCAATGCAGCCACCCTCTCCCACCGGCTGGAGCAGCTGGTGGCCCTCGGGCTGGTGCGCAAGACGGTGCACTCCACCATGCCGCCCCGCACCAGTTACCGGCTCACCCGGGCGGGTCGGGCCCTGCGGGGCGTCATCCGGGCCATTGACCGCTGGGCCCGCCGATATCTCGCGGAGACGCAAAATACGGAGCGGGATTGA
- a CDS encoding DoxX family membrane protein has product MEALFWLGRILYGGFFILNGINHFQRLEMMSGYAQSKGVPAPRVAVAVTGLMLLLGGLAVLTGLYVQVGLWLLVIFLVFVSFWMHNFWAIEDPMRKMTEQVNFLKNMGLLGAAFLLLYLWT; this is encoded by the coding sequence ATGGAGGCGCTGTTCTGGCTGGGGCGGATCCTGTACGGTGGCTTCTTCATACTCAACGGCATCAACCACTTTCAGCGCCTGGAGATGATGTCCGGCTATGCCCAGTCCAAGGGTGTCCCGGCCCCGCGGGTGGCGGTGGCGGTCACCGGCCTCATGCTCCTCCTGGGCGGACTGGCGGTTCTCACTGGCCTATACGTGCAGGTCGGCCTGTGGCTGTTGGTGATCTTCCTCGTGTTCGTCTCCTTTTGGATGCACAACTTCTGGGCCATCGAGGACCCCATGCGGAAGATGACGGAGCAGGTGAACTTCTTGAAGAACATGGGACTGCTGGGCGCGGCCTTCTTGCTGCTCTACTTGTGGACGTAG
- a CDS encoding SPW repeat protein has translation MTWANYVVALIGIWFILAPFVLGFQAAQAQMWTSIIGGLILLILGGWAALNEEARRKLWIQYVNGLVGVWFVIAPWVLGFADRPGEMWTSLLGGLITVVLCAWLAFSVLPRELATRR, from the coding sequence ATGACATGGGCGAACTACGTGGTGGCGCTCATCGGGATCTGGTTCATCCTTGCGCCGTTTGTCCTCGGGTTCCAGGCCGCGCAGGCCCAGATGTGGACCAGCATCATCGGCGGACTGATCCTTTTGATCCTCGGCGGCTGGGCGGCCTTGAACGAAGAGGCGCGGCGCAAGCTTTGGATCCAGTACGTGAACGGGCTGGTGGGCGTCTGGTTCGTGATCGCCCCGTGGGTGCTGGGGTTCGCCGACCGGCCGGGAGAGATGTGGACCTCCCTGCTGGGCGGCCTGATCACCGTGGTGCTGTGCGCGTGGCTCGCCTTCTCGGTCCTTCCGCGGGAGCTGGCCACGCGGCGGTAA
- the ispG gene encoding flavodoxin-dependent (E)-4-hydroxy-3-methylbut-2-enyl-diphosphate synthase, protein MSSPSSLKTPPRLRRRSVPVRIGTRWIGGEAPIAVQSMTDTDTADVEATVSQVRALAEAGSELVRITVNHEAAARAVPEIVRRLRDEGVTVPIVGDFHYNGHLLLTRFPECARALDKYRINPGNVGPGGHDENFRTILRVALDHGKPVRIGVNWGSLDQRLLTELMDQNARSPEPRDAREVVREAMVQSALRSAAFAEACGLPHDRIVLSAKTSSVPDLIEIYRRLGAACDYPLHLGLTEAGMGTKGIVASAAALAVLLYEGIGDTLRVSLTPPPGGDRTEEVRVAQQILQSLELRSFAPQVTACPGCGRTASSFFRDLADQVESYIRARMPEWRERYPGVEELRVAVMGCVVNGPGESRHAHIGISLPGTFEEPRAPVYADGRLLTTLRGDHIAEEFLVILEQYVATRFGTRGRHPSRNST, encoded by the coding sequence ATGTCTTCGCCGTCGTCCCTCAAGACCCCTCCCCGTCTTCGGAGGCGCTCCGTACCGGTGCGCATCGGCACCCGGTGGATCGGAGGTGAAGCCCCCATCGCGGTGCAGTCCATGACGGATACGGACACCGCGGATGTGGAGGCCACGGTTTCGCAGGTTCGGGCGCTTGCGGAGGCGGGAAGCGAACTGGTGCGGATCACGGTGAACCACGAGGCCGCAGCCCGGGCGGTGCCTGAGATCGTACGGCGCCTCCGGGACGAAGGAGTTACTGTGCCCATCGTGGGCGACTTCCACTACAACGGGCATCTCCTCCTCACCCGCTTCCCGGAGTGTGCCCGGGCCCTGGACAAGTATCGGATCAACCCGGGCAACGTGGGTCCCGGGGGACACGACGAGAACTTCCGCACCATCCTCCGGGTGGCCCTGGATCACGGGAAACCCGTGCGCATTGGGGTGAACTGGGGATCCCTGGACCAGCGGCTCCTCACGGAGCTCATGGACCAAAATGCGCGTTCCCCAGAGCCCCGCGACGCCCGGGAGGTGGTACGGGAGGCCATGGTGCAGAGCGCGCTGCGAAGCGCGGCCTTCGCGGAAGCGTGCGGTCTGCCGCACGACCGTATCGTGCTCAGCGCGAAGACCAGCAGTGTGCCGGACCTCATCGAGATCTACCGACGGCTGGGAGCCGCATGCGATTACCCCCTGCACCTGGGCCTCACGGAAGCGGGAATGGGGACGAAAGGGATCGTGGCCTCCGCAGCTGCCCTGGCCGTGCTCCTGTACGAGGGGATCGGGGATACCCTCCGGGTCTCCCTCACCCCGCCCCCGGGCGGGGACCGTACGGAGGAAGTACGGGTAGCCCAGCAGATCCTTCAGTCCCTGGAGCTGCGGTCCTTTGCCCCGCAGGTCACCGCCTGTCCGGGCTGCGGACGCACCGCCAGCTCCTTCTTCCGGGACCTGGCGGACCAGGTCGAGAGCTACATCCGGGCGCGCATGCCCGAGTGGAGGGAGCGGTACCCGGGAGTGGAGGAGCTCCGGGTGGCGGTGATGGGGTGCGTGGTGAACGGTCCCGGGGAGAGCCGGCACGCCCACATCGGCATCAGCCTCCCAGGGACCTTTGAGGAGCCCAGGGCACCCGTGTATGCGGACGGGCGGCTACTGACCACCCTCCGCGGGGACCATATCGCGGAGGAGTTCCTGGTGATCCTGGAGCAGTACGTGGCCACGCGGTTCGGGACCCGCGGCCGACATCCGTCAAGGAATTCTACTTGA